The Corvus hawaiiensis isolate bCorHaw1 chromosome 10, bCorHaw1.pri.cur, whole genome shotgun sequence genome includes a window with the following:
- the PASK gene encoding PAS domain-containing serine/threonine-protein kinase gives MAAKAYSPSEGGLLSSSAGLVLTCLSDSDKLSRSFPWGNKSRKNRLSGLCQLGASLPGEKGSSYCSSSLTARNICSNKIGNLWAQWDSASLSSSIGSSASCSFLHTPAVEESSQHLPAAARNPNQAIFTVDASTTEILVANDRACKLLGCSSQELIGQKLSHLISRSGQEAWEAVGEEYLETSECSSVVSGTVVDVIGHLNEKIPVSVWLRQIRSKDTQRCVVVLEPVERLSASVSFTVDGKITSCDLLYAHLHGYPTLETVVGLHIKDLIPSVQIPPLGKKIPKNLRIQRAAGQSREGNMFPLSLKLEVSHLEEEQAAVQKDEIPQAEGSLPRYQYSATVVVFSTISGLITVQSDGIICGISDSFALMLFGYEKKDLLGKNITFLIPGFYNNMERSSGCSLPLPPLDNSTGTEESSFLAASLAHLLSRDEEQKLEQQHEGDKLIHDENEQKNGTGFFSPPSPPEAASTPTNRPEDNLNASSCDPVKLPSEVTCNSPGTPTVDEPWPGTALNCRQDLKSRMVPGQVSKTNLMCDAKHSSRQHIVVDNCLLNDASTFFAHERNTVCDVCSGNKTGHSASAPGAATTSEGAQESELNCICSGLEVLGLNNGVKGNSDNSLGVPAALAGACCCDAVDSNLLIEPNGAFCTHQGKQQLSGVATEADSGWLASRRHLQNSEESSKAFPEKPETLAETVGDNSNRNPLKSKRRPEEHCQVLRQQNMEIKVTSTPVKQEGRLNPAAPLTWEILEGSYIGNCCHRDGSQFSILFEVKCAELQDPTVLFCVWVVKDISQSQKEAVEETQNLLASLANSAQSVADLSTKSLGEAIRSASLFNNSRRAEDLEGLKACEGEYAKNYSTLSLIGKGSFGFVWSARGKKDHQEVVVKFIWKERVLEDCWVDDPDLGRVTQEIAILLKLQHPNIIKVLDVFENECFFQLVMEKHGSGLDLFTFIDNQPNLDEPLASYIFRQLVSAVGYLHCRNILHRDIKDENIVIAEDFTIKLVDFGSAAYLEPGKLFYTFCGTIEYCSPEVLSGKPYHGPELEMWSLGITLYTLVLGENPFCELEEALAAVLCPPRPVSEGLMDLMAGLLHPDPEQRMTLAMLAEHPWLRQPVNLADYTWEEVFAEPAASSRDDFEESELC, from the exons ATGGCAGCTAAGGCTTATAGCCCCTCTGAAGGGGGCCTTCTGTCTTCATCAGCAGGCTTAGTCCTTACTTGCTTGAGTGACTCTGATAAGCTAAGTAGATCCTTCCCCTGGGGcaacaaaagcaggaaaaatcgtctctctgggctctgtcaGCTTGGAGCATCACTGCCTG gggagaaggggagctCTTACTGTTCGTCTTCTCTGACAGCTCGTAACATTTGTAGCAACAAAATTGGTAACTTATGGGCTCAGTGGGATTctgcctctctctcttcttccatTGGAAGTTCTGCTTCTTGCTCCTTTTTACACACCCCAGCTGTGGAGGAATCCAGCCAGCACCTCCCGGCTGCTGCACGCAACCCAAACCAAGCCATCTTCACCGTGGATGCCAGCACAACAGAG ATCCTAGTGGCCAATGACCGAGCTTGCAAGTTGCTTGGGTGCAGTAGTCAGGAACTCATTGGTCAAAAGCTGTCCCACTTGATATCCAGATCTGGTCAAGAGGCATGGGAAGCAGTGGGTGAGGAGTACCTGGAAACCTCTGAGTGTTCATCAGTGGTTTCAGGAACTGTG GTGGATGTTATTGGCCACCTCAACGAGAAGATCCCTGTCTCAGTCTGGCTGAGGCAGATAAGAAGCAAGGACACCCAGCGTTGTGTGGTTGTGCTGGAACCAGTGGAAAGACTTTCAGCTTCTGTTTCCTTCACTGTTGAC GGAAAAATTACATCGTGTGATCTCCTTTATGCCCATCTCCATGGCTACCCAACATTGGAAACAGTAGTTGGACTCCACATAAAGGACCTGATTCCTTCTGTGCAGATCCCTCCTCTaggcaaaaaaatcccaaag AACCTCAGGATCCAGCGAGCTGCAGGCCAATCCAGAGAGGGTAACATGTTTCCTCTCAGTTTAAAGCTGGAAGTCAGCCATCTGGAGGAGGAGCAAGCAGCAGTGCAGAAAGATGAGATTCCACAGGCAGAAGGCTCTCTCCCACGCTATCAGTACTCTGCTACAGTTGTGGTTTTCTCCACCATCAGTGGTCTCATTACTGTCCAGTCAGATGGAATCATCTGCGGCATCTCGGATAGTTTTGCTTTAATGCTCTTTGGCTATGAGAAGAAAGATCTGTTGGGAAAG AACATTACATTCCTGATCCCTGGTTTCTATAACAACATGGAAAGAAGCAGTGGCTGTTCTTTGCCTTTACCTCCTCTGGATAATTCCACAGGGACAGAAG AGAGCAGCTTCTTGGCTGCATCTTTAGCACACCTTCTGTCAAGAGATGAAGAGCAGAAATTGGAACAACAACACGAAGGTGACAAATTAATACATGATGAGAATGAGCAAAAGAATGGGACCggtttcttttctcctccctcacctCCTGAAGCAGCATCCACCCCCACTAATAG ACCAGAAGACAATCTAAATGCATCATCCTGTGACCCAGTGAAGCTGCCTTCTGAAGTTACTTGTAACTCACCTGGAACACCAACAGTGGATGAGCCATGGCCTGGGACAGCACTGAACTGCAGACAAGACCTTAAAAGCCGCATGGTTCCAGGGCAGGTGTCAAAAACAAACTTGATGTGTGATGCAAAACATTCCAGCCGCCAGCACATTGTTGTTGACAACTGCCTGCTAAATGATGCTTCGACCTTCTTTGCGCATGAAAGAAACACTGTCTGTGATGTTTGCTCAGGAAATAAAACAGGTCACAGTGCTTctgcaccaggagctgccaCAACCTCTGAAGGTGCCCAAGAATCTGAACTGAACTGTATTTGCTCTGGTCTTGAGGTACTGGGTCTGAATAATGGTGTCAAGGGGAACTCAGACAATTCTTTAGGTGTTCCTGCAGCTCTTGCAGGAGCGTGTTGCTGTGATGCGGTGGACTCCAATCTGCTAATTGAGCCAAACGGTGCCTTTTGCACTCAtcaaggaaagcagcagctgagtggTGTTGCCACAGAAGCTGATTCTGGGTGGCTGGCCTCCAGAAGGCATTTACAAAACTCTGAGGAATCCTCCAAAGCATTTCCTGAGAAACCTGAAACCCTTGCAGAAACTGTGGGGGACAACTCCAACAGAAATCCCCTGAAAAGCAAACGTAGGCCTGAAGAACACTGCCAGGTGCTCAGGCAGCAAAATATGGAGATAAAAGTAACATCAACCCCAGTGAAACAAGAAGGCAGGCTaaacccagcagctcctttgaCCTGGGAGATTCTGGAAGGCAGCTACATTGGGAACTGCTgtcacagagatggttcacaaTTCA GCATCCTCTTCGAGGTGAAATGTGCAGAACTGCAGGATCCCACTGTACTTTTCTGTGTCTGGGTGGTGAAAGACATTTCACAGAGCCAAAAGGAAGCAGTAGAAGAGACTCAGAATTTGCTTGCCAGCCTAGCAAACTCTGCCCAATCTGTTGCTGATCTTTCTACTAAAAGTCTTGGAGAA GCCATCAGATCAGCTTCACTTTTCAACAATTCCCGAAGAGCTGAAGATCTTGAAGGATTGAAAGCATGTGAGGGAGAATATGCAAAAAATTACAGCACTCTCAGTCTTATTGGCAAAGGCTCTTTCGGCTTTGTCTGGAGTGCCAGGGGCAAGAAAGATCACCAGGAG GTTGTTGTAAAGTTCATCTGGAAGGAGAGGGTGCTGGAGGACTGCTGGGTAGATGATCCTGATCTGGGAAGGGTCACTCAAGAAATTGCAATCCTGCTGAAGCTGCAGCACCCCAATATCATTAAG GTGCTGGATGTATTTGAAAATGAATGCTTCTTCCAACTGGTGATGGAGAAGCATGGATCTGGTCTGGACCTCTTTACATTTATTGATAATCAGCCCAACTTGGATGAGCCATTAGCAAGTTATATATTCAGACAG CTTGTATCAGCCGTTGGGTATCTCCACTGTAGGAACATCCTTCACAGAGATATCAAGGATGAAAATATTGTCATTGCTGAAGATTTCACTATTAAATTAGTGGACTTTGGTTCGGCTGCCTACCTGGAACCTGGGAAATTGTTTTATACCTTCTGTGGGACAATTGAATACTGCTCACCAGAAGTGCTGTCTGGCAAACC GTACCATGGCCCTGAGCTGGAGATGTGGTCGCTTGGCATCACCCTTTACACCCTGGTCCTTGGGGAGAACCCTTTCTGTGAGCTGGAGGAGGCCTTGGCAGCTGTCCTGTGTCCTCCTCGCCCTGTGTCAGAAG GTCTCATGGATCTCATGGCCGGGCTCCTGCACCCCGATCCAGAGCAGCGCATGACTCTTGCTATGCTAGCAGAGCATCCTTGGCTGCGACAGCCTGTGAACCTGGCTGATTATACCTGGGAAGAGGTGTTTGCTGAGCCAGCAGCTTCATCCAGGGATGACTTCGAGGAGTCTGAGCTGTGTTAG